GGCAGTCTGGGCTGATCGAGCGTCCGGAGTTCGACCGAGTTCTTTTCCGCGCTCCTCACCGGAGAGTCGGGAGTATCCTTTATACGTCGCGCCGAGAACCCTCGGGTATGTCGTCGGGAGAATTCGAGGGATACGGCGGACGTCACGTTCCGGAAGCGCTCGAAGGACCGCTCTCGGAACTCGCAGCGGCCTACGACGAGGTCGGGAAAAGCGAGGGGTTCCAAGAGGAGTTCCGGGGCTATCTGGAGGAGTTCGCGGGCCGACCGACGCCGCTGTATCACGCGCGCAACCTGAGCGAGCGCTACGGCGCGGAGATCTACCTCAAACGCGAGGACCTCCTCCACGGCGGTGCCCACAAGATCAACAACACGCTCGGACAGGCGCTGTTGGCGAAGAAAGCGGGCAAAGAGCGGTTGATCGCCGAGACGGGCGCGGGCCAGCACGGGGTCGCGACCGCGATGGTCGGCGCGCTGTTCGGCCTCGAGACGGAGATCTACATGGGCGAGAAGGACGTCGCCCGCCAGGAGATGAACGTCGTCCGAATGGGCCTGATGGGTGCGGAGGTAAACGAGGTCACCCGCGGCGGGGCGGGGCTGGCGGACGCCGTCGACGTTGCCCTGGAGGACTTCGCCGGGAACGTCGAAGACACCCACTACCTCGTGGGCAGCGTCGTCGGCCCCGACCCGTTTCCGCGGATGGTTCGGGATTTCCAGTCGGTGATCGGCGAGGAGGCCCGCGAGCAGTTCCGCGAGCGGGTCGGCGAACTGCCGGATGCCACGGTCGCCTGCGTCGGGGGCGGCTCGAACGCCATCGGGCTGTTTCACGCCTTCCGTGACGATCCGGTCGACTTCTACGGCGCGGAGGGTGGCGGTGAGGGCAGCGATTCCGCCCGCCACGCCGCCCCGCTCGCACAGGGACGGGACGACACCCTCCACGGGATGCACACCCGAGTCCTCGACGAGGGTGTCGAGGTCCACTCGGTGTCGGCGGGTCTCGATTACCCCGGCGTCGGCCCCGAACACGCGATGTTCCGGGCGATCGGTCGGGCGGAGTACACCGGTGTCACCGACGAGGAGGCGCTTGCGGCCTTCAGGGAACTCAGCGAGACAGAGGGGATCATCCCCGCGCTCGAATCGAGCCACGCGATCGCCCGGGCGATCCAGTTGGCCGAGGCCGGCGAGCACGAAACGATCCTCGTGAACCTCTCGGGGCGAGGGGACAAGGACATGGAGACCGCGGCCGAGCGGTTCTCGCTCTAGCCAAGAACCGCGCCGATCGCGCTCGCGAGCGCCTCGAAGTCCTGCATGGTGATGCCGTCGGTGGTGACGAGGACGCCCTCGCGGTCGGTCGTCAGGCGAACCAGATAGCCGTGATCGAACACGCGGATCGTATAGCGGTAATCGCCCAGCTCAGAGCCCTGATAGGCGTCCTCGGTGATCTGAAAGCCGCGCCACTCGTTGCCGATAAACGTCGAGAGGTCGGCGTCCCGTTCGAGGTCGCTTCTGAGGTACAGTTGCTCGAAGTCGTCGCGGGTGAAGTAGGTCGCCGAGCGGAGACTGTCCCCGACGGCGGTGCGGGCGGTGCGGACGATGTGGTCTGCGGTTTCGGCGTCGACGAGGTCTGCGGGCATGTCGGAAGGGGGCGCGGCCAGCCATATAAACCCTTACCGTCCGTGATACGGGTTCACGTTCGACGACCCGATAGTAACTGCCGCCACGCGAACCCTTTTGCCCGTCGCTTGCGCGGGTACCCACGTCATGGACCTACAGATCGATGGGAATACGGCGCTCGTCACGGCCTCTTCGAGCGGACTCGGCAAGGCCTCGGCGAAAGCGCTCGCGCGCGAAGGCGTCGACGTCGTGATCAACGGTCGCGACGAGGACCGACTGGAGGACGCACGAGAAGAGATCGAGGCCGAAGCCACGGGAGCGGTCGTCGCGAAGCCGGGTGACCTGACCGACCCCGAGGACGTCACAGCGCTCGTCGAGACGGCAGTCGAGGAGTTCGGCGGACTGGATCACCTCGTCACCAGCGCGGGCGGGCCGCCAAGCGGCCCGTTTATGGAGACCGAGGAAGAGGACTGGTATCACGCCTACGACCTGCTCGTGATGAGCGTGGTTCGACTGGTAAAGGAGGCCGCCCCGCACCTCCAAGAGGGCGGGGGGACCATCGTCACGATCACCTCTCGCAGTGTGAAGGAGGCGATCGACTCGCTCGTCCTCTCGAACTCGGTGCGCATGAGCGTCATCGGCCTCGAAAAGACCCTCTCCCAGGAACTCGCACCCGATGTCCGGGCCAACGCCGTGTTACCGGGCCCCCACGAGACCGCGCGGATCCAGGAGTTGGTCGATCAGGCGGTCGACCGGGGCGATTACGACTCCTACGAGGAGGGGCTCGCAGACTGGAGCGACGGCATTCCCCTCGAACGGATCGGCGACCCGCTCGAACTCGGAAACACCGTCGCGTACCTCTCCTCGCCAAAATCGGGCTTCATCAACGGCGTGTCGGTGCCGATCGACGGCGGGGCAGGGGCCTCGAATCTATGAAACCCGTCGAGTTCGACGACGCCGAGAGCTACGAACCCGAGGAGGGCTGGGGCCGACGGGCGCTCGCCGGCAGCGACGAGTTCACCTTCGAGTGGTTCGAGAAGCCGCCGGGCCATTCCTCCCCGATGCACGACCACGAGAACGAGCAGGTCTGTCTCTGTCTGGAGGGCGAACTGGTCGTTCACACCGAGGACGAGACGGTCACCCTCGAGGAGTACGACTCCGTGTGGCTCGAGTCCTGGGAGTCCCACCGCGTCGAGAACGCGAGCGAGGAGCGTGCGGTCGGACTGGACGTCTTCGCGCCGGGGCGTTCGTTCGACTTCTGGACGGATCGAGAATGAAGTACCTCGCACGCACCGCCGCGGGCCGCCCGCTTCTTGGTGACGAGGCGGGGTTCGTCCCGCTGTCGGCCGCGGGATTCGAGAGCGTCGCCGACGCGCTGCCCGCCGCTGCGGCGGGCGAGTTGCCCGCCCCCGGTGATCTCCCGGTCGGGCGCATCCCGGACGAGGGGATCGCGTTCGGGCCCCCGATCGCCCTCGAATCGCTCGGGAAGTGCTGGGGGATCGGGCTGAACTACGAGGAACACGCCGGCGATCTCGACGAGGACCGCCCCGAGGAACCCGCGAGCTTCATGAAACCACGGACGGCGGTCACGGGTCCCGGCGGCCCCGTTCGCCTGCCGCCGAGCGAACGAACCGACCGCATCACGGCGGAGGCCGAACTCGGGCTGGTGCTCGGGCGAACGGGGAGCGATCTCACGGAGCCCGACGAGGCGATCGCGGGCTACCTACCGGTGATCGACATGACCGCCGAGGACGTCCTCGAGCGGAACCCGCGTTTTCTCACGCGCGCGAAGAGCTTCGACACCTTTCTCGTGCTCGGGCCGGCCATCGCGGTGCCCGACTCGCCCCCCGCGTTCGACGACCGGCGGGTCGCCACGGAGCGAAACGGCGAGGTCGTGGCGGAAAACCGGATGGAAAACATGCTGTTTTCGCCGCGGGACCTCGTCACGTTTCACTCGCGGGTGATGACGCTCGAGGCGGGTGACCTGATCAGTACGGGCACGCCCGGCGCGGGCGTGATCTCGGCGGGCGATTCGGTTCGTGCCGAGGTCGAGGGGATCGGGTCGGTCGAGGCCGACGTGGTCTAGTCGTCGGCGGTCGAAAGCGGCGCCGCCTCGGGCCGCGGTTGATCGCCGAAACCGGCGCTGAGCAGGCGTGTCATGGCCTCTTCGACAGTCTCGTCGGTAGGTTCGACGTCCGCGGGGTCGATCTCGACGACGTAACCCGTCGTGACGTTGGGGGCGGTCGGTACGAACAGCACCATCCGGCCGTCCTCGCTTCGTCTCCCGGTTTTGAACGCGGTCATGCGCGCGCCCATCCACGTCGTTACCTTGACAGGCTCCTTGAGCTCCGTATCGCCCGAGACGACCGTCTCGACGGCCAACTGCGAGGCGTTGTAGACCACCCGGAGCAGCGGGACGCGGTTGATCGCGGTATCAAGCCACCCGCTCGCGAGCGCGCCGCCGGCGGTACGGGTCGCCATCCCGACCAGCGCGACCGCTAAGACGAACACCGCGAGCGTGACGGCGACCCGGGCCAGCGGGTTTTCGATGGCGTCGGTCAGCGGCAATCCGGCGAGGAAGGAAAACAGCCACGCGATAGCGTACAGCGAGATCAAAAGCGGGACGAGTACGACGAGTCCGCTCGCGACGTCCCGTTTCCACTCGTCCATGGGTCCGAGTACCGCCCGGACGGTTAAGAACGTACTCCCCGGCCGGGCTACTCGCTCGCGTCCTCGACGCGGGCGGCGTGCTTCTCCAGTTCGGCGGCGAGCGTTCTGGCTTGCTGGGCCGAGAGGCGCACCGAATCGGCGTGGGCGGGCAGGTTCTCCAAGTCGGTGTTGTCCAGTTCCAGCCGGAGCGAAACGTGGTCGGGGTCCTCGCGAGGGGCGGTGACGTTCAAGATCGCGAGGGCCTCGTCCGTCCAGCCGTGACCTTCGGCCTCGGCGTCGAGCAGGTCGAGGGTCGTGTAGGCGTTGACCTTCATGATGCGGTCGGGCATATACGGAGCGAAACGCGAGGAAGGCACTTAGCGAGTGTGGAACCCAGTGGGACGATCAGTCGTCGGCGGACGTCGGCGCGGGGCTGGCGTCCATGTCGTCCTCGTCGGCGTAGGGGTACCACGTCTGTTTCGTGTTGTGCATGTACGGATCCGTATAGGAGGTCTCCTCGGGCTCACAGAGGTCGGCGAGTTCCTCCTCGTCGCGCTCGACGACGAACTCGCGGAAGGTCTCGTCGCCCTCGCGCTCGGCGGCAAAGCCCTCGATCAGGTTCGCGATCGCGCCGGGCACTTCGTCTGCTGGCACGCGCTGGACCACCCAGTCGGCGAAGTTGGGGTTCTCGCCCAAGCCACCGCCCAGCCCGATGTCGAGCGCCTCAACCGGCTCGCCGTCCTTGCGGGTCTTCATGCCCCGCAGCGAGACGTCGGCGATCTGGGGCTGGGCACAGGAGGCCGTACAACCCGAGAGATGGATGTGGAAGTCCTCGATGCCGTCGGGGAGTTCGACGTTCTCGACGAGCCAGCGCGAGAAGCGCACTTGCCTGTTTTTCGTCTCGACGATCGACAGCGAGCAGAACTCCGTGCCGGTACACGCGATCGACCCGCGCTGGAACGGGTGGGGATCGGGGCTGTACTCCGAGAGCAGGGGCTCCGAGCGGAGCTCGTCGAGGTTCTTCTCGGGGACGTCGGTGAGGATCAGGTTCTGGCGCTGGGTGATCCGGGCCTCGCCCGAACCGTATTCGTCGGCGATGTCGGCGAGTTCGATCACCTCGTCCGCGCCCATCCGACCCACGAGGACGTTCAGTCCGACGTAGTAGTTCCCGTCGTTCTGTTCGTGGATGCCGACGTGGTCGGCGTGGCCGTCGGCGGTGCCGGCGTTATAGGAGTAGTTCTCCCGGAGGTCCTCGCCCGCGGTCTCGAGTTCGAAGTCGACGTACTCCTCCTGGAGGACGTCGCGGACCTTCTCGGGGCCCCACTCGTCGACGAGGAACTTGATCCGGGCGTTGTAGCGGTTCTCGCGGTCGCCGTGGTCGCGAAACAGCGCCGAGAGACCGCCGGCGACGTCGGCGGCCTGTTCGGGCGTGACGAAGACGTCGATGTCGCGGGCGAAGCGGGGCTCGTTGCGCGCGAGTCCGCCACCGACGCGGACGTTAAAGCCCGTCTCGCCGTTCTTCTCGGCGGGTTCGAGACCCAGATCGTTGATGTCACCCTGTCCACAGCCCTCGTCACACCCCGTAACGGAAACCTTCCACTTGCGGGGGAGGTTCGAGTGATCGTCGTCGCCCTTGAAGGTGTCGTGGAGTTCGTGGATGGTATCGAGCGCGTCGACGTGTTCGTGCTTGTCCTTGCCGGCGACCGGACAGCCGACGATGTTGCGCCAGGAGTCCCCACAGGCCTGCAGCGTCGAGAGGCCGGCCTCCTCCAGTTCGTCCCAGATGGCGGGGACGTCCTCGATGTTGATCCAGTGCAGTTGGATGGCTTGGCGGGTCGTAAAGTCGGCCCAGCCGTTGCCGAACTCGGGGTTTTCTGCGGGTCCGGTCGAATATTTCTTCGCGACCTCGCCGATGGCTCGCAACTGACCGGGTTCGAGCACGCCGTTTGGCGGGCCGATCCGCATCATGAAATAGCTCTCCTGGCCGGCGCGCTGGTGGTACAGCCCGTACCACTTGAAGCGCTCGAACCAGGCGTCGTGTTCGTCCTCGGGGATCGCGTCCCAGCCCTCCTCGGCGAAGCGCTCCATATGGGCACGGATGTCAGTGCCGTAGACCTCGTCTTTCCACTCCTCCACGTTGGTCGGCATACCTGTCCGTTACGGTCCGAGGCCTAAACGCCCCGCTCTCTCGTCAACGGTGGCCGGTGCTCGTCGGTACAGGAAAATGTTGTCACTTCCCTGGTTGCCTGATACGGTGGTCCGCGGCGGGGTCGCTTGGGACGAACGCCCCGTCTTCGACGTGCCCGATCGTGAGCCAGCCCATCGACCCACGTTCGCCGCAGGTGATACAGTGGCCGACGGCTCGAACCTCGATGCGCTCGCCGTTGGGGCGGACCTCGAAGAAGGCCTCCAGCAGTACGTCGGCGGTCTCACAGCCACAGAACTCGTGGTCCGTGAGCCGCCAGAGGTCACTGACGCCGACCTGTCGGGAGTCGTCGACGCTGATCCACGCCCCGTCGTCGAGGATTCGAACCGGAACGTCCATACGGAGTCTACGTCCGGCGGAACCTTAGCCCGTCGCCTCTCGCAAGGCGTACCGACCCTGTTGACGCCCCCAAATGGGAGGAATCGCCGGAGGGCAAAGCGAAAACCGATCGTCTCCGCGACCGAGATAGGGATCAGTATCTCCGGTAGACGGGAGTTGGGGTAGGGCTTGTCCCTGCACACGGGTCTATACGCCGGCCGGCCGTATCCGGGAGTGATGACACGGAATCGCGACGAACGACGCCAGTACGCCCCGGCGGATGTCGCACCGGAACCGGACGCGGAGGGCGAGAGATGAGCGACGAGGAGCGCGACGACGCCCACCTCGCGGACGTCGAGGAGGGAGCCGGCTGCACCGAGATCTGGGAGCACCTCTCGGAGCGACGCGAGCGCGAACAGTCCGATTAGCGACGACGTTTTGCGTATTCGATCCAATAGGACAGCAATGACCACCGAGCGACCGGATGGCCCACCGAGCGATCGCGAATCACCGGTCGGGCAACCGGTCGTCAGGGGTGACGCCGCTGTTACTGGCGAGCACGCACGCGAGGCCGTCCAGTTCGACCCGGACGACCCCGAGAGTCTCGCCGCCGCGGCCGAAACCGTCAGACGGTTCTCTGAGAACACCGCCGGAGACGAGGACAACATCTACATGCTGCGGGGTGCCGCGGCGTGTGCGGCGCTGGTCCGCGGCGAGGGGTCCTACAAGGCCGCCACCGAGCGCGCCGGCGGCGATACGTCGGTCGCGTTCATCCGCAAATGGGCACGGGTCCACGACCTGCCACAAGCAGTCAGACGGCACGTCGCGATGGGCCACATCGCCCCTACTGCAGCCAAACACATCGCCCGCGTCGCCGGCGACGCCCGGTTCCAGCTCGCGTGGGCGACCGTCGACAACGACCTGACGGTACGGGAGGTCCGGGCGATCGCCAGCGCGATCAACGACGGGGCGACCCCCGAGGCGGCGCTGGGTGCCCACGGCGTCACCGCCGGCGAACTCACCGTCCGACTCCCCATCGAGAGCTATCGCGAACTCCGCCGGGAGGCCGCCTTCGAGGGCGTCGCGCCCGGCGAGATCGTCGACCGAGCGCTCAGCGAGTATTTCGAGTGAAAAAGCGTTTCCCGGCCGATTCGAGCAGGTCGATCCCCGTCGTGACCTCGCTCCAGTCGATCGACTCGTCGGGAAAGTGCGCCTGCCGGATCGATCCCGGCCCGAAGACGACCGTCGGAATCCCGGCCTCGATGTAGTGTCGCGCGTCGGTTCCGTAGGTCGCCCCTCGCACCGTCGAATCCCGTCCAGCGGCATCGAGCGCCTCGCAGACGGCACGGACGATCGGTTCCTCAGGACTGATCTCCGCGGGTTCGAACTGTACCGAGAAGCGCTCGAAGCGCGGAGGGTGTTCGGTCAGCCATTCCGAGTCGGCGACCACCGCCGCGATCCGTCGGTCTACCTCCTGTTCGACCTCGTCGACCGTCTCGCCGGGCGCGACGCCGATCCGGAACTCGCTCTCGAGGTGGGCAGGGACTGACGAGGCCCACGACCCCGCATGGACGGTACCGGCGACGATCGGTACCGGCCTCGGGAAGGGCTCGTACAGCGGGTGGGTGATCCCGCGGGCGCGCTCGGCTTCGAGGTCGGCGAGGGCGTTTCGAACGCGCTCGAAGTGGTCCAGGACGTCCTCGCCGTGCCACGGCGTCGCCGCGTGGGCCGACCGCCCCGTGAGAGTAAGGCGCTTCATCAGTGTCCCCTCGGTCGCGATGACGGGTGTGAGGTCGGTTGGCTCGGCGATGATCGCCGCGTCGGGAACGGGGTAGGGCGGGTCTTGGGCCGACTCCGCCGCACCGATCCCGCCTGCCTCCTCGCCGACGACGCTTTCGACGACTACGCGACCGTCGAGGTCGGCCTCA
The DNA window shown above is from Halalkalicoccus jeotgali B3 and carries:
- the trpB gene encoding tryptophan synthase subunit beta — encoded protein: MSSGEFEGYGGRHVPEALEGPLSELAAAYDEVGKSEGFQEEFRGYLEEFAGRPTPLYHARNLSERYGAEIYLKREDLLHGGAHKINNTLGQALLAKKAGKERLIAETGAGQHGVATAMVGALFGLETEIYMGEKDVARQEMNVVRMGLMGAEVNEVTRGGAGLADAVDVALEDFAGNVEDTHYLVGSVVGPDPFPRMVRDFQSVIGEEAREQFRERVGELPDATVACVGGGSNAIGLFHAFRDDPVDFYGAEGGGEGSDSARHAAPLAQGRDDTLHGMHTRVLDEGVEVHSVSAGLDYPGVGPEHAMFRAIGRAEYTGVTDEEALAAFRELSETEGIIPALESSHAIARAIQLAEAGEHETILVNLSGRGDKDMETAAERFSL
- a CDS encoding DUF7522 family protein, producing the protein MPADLVDAETADHIVRTARTAVGDSLRSATYFTRDDFEQLYLRSDLERDADLSTFIGNEWRGFQITEDAYQGSELGDYRYTIRVFDHGYLVRLTTDREGVLVTTDGITMQDFEALASAIGAVLG
- a CDS encoding SDR family oxidoreductase: MDLQIDGNTALVTASSSGLGKASAKALAREGVDVVINGRDEDRLEDAREEIEAEATGAVVAKPGDLTDPEDVTALVETAVEEFGGLDHLVTSAGGPPSGPFMETEEEDWYHAYDLLVMSVVRLVKEAAPHLQEGGGTIVTITSRSVKEAIDSLVLSNSVRMSVIGLEKTLSQELAPDVRANAVLPGPHETARIQELVDQAVDRGDYDSYEEGLADWSDGIPLERIGDPLELGNTVAYLSSPKSGFINGVSVPIDGGAGASNL
- a CDS encoding cupin domain-containing protein, giving the protein MKPVEFDDAESYEPEEGWGRRALAGSDEFTFEWFEKPPGHSSPMHDHENEQVCLCLEGELVVHTEDETVTLEEYDSVWLESWESHRVENASEERAVGLDVFAPGRSFDFWTDRE
- a CDS encoding fumarylacetoacetate hydrolase family protein; the encoded protein is MKYLARTAAGRPLLGDEAGFVPLSAAGFESVADALPAAAAGELPAPGDLPVGRIPDEGIAFGPPIALESLGKCWGIGLNYEEHAGDLDEDRPEEPASFMKPRTAVTGPGGPVRLPPSERTDRITAEAELGLVLGRTGSDLTEPDEAIAGYLPVIDMTAEDVLERNPRFLTRAKSFDTFLVLGPAIAVPDSPPAFDDRRVATERNGEVVAENRMENMLFSPRDLVTFHSRVMTLEAGDLISTGTPGAGVISAGDSVRAEVEGIGSVEADVV
- a CDS encoding DUF502 domain-containing protein, with the translated sequence MDEWKRDVASGLVVLVPLLISLYAIAWLFSFLAGLPLTDAIENPLARVAVTLAVFVLAVALVGMATRTAGGALASGWLDTAINRVPLLRVVYNASQLAVETVVSGDTELKEPVKVTTWMGARMTAFKTGRRSEDGRMVLFVPTAPNVTTGYVVEIDPADVEPTDETVEEAMTRLLSAGFGDQPRPEAAPLSTADD
- a CDS encoding DUF6360 family protein, yielding MPDRIMKVNAYTTLDLLDAEAEGHGWTDEALAILNVTAPREDPDHVSLRLELDNTDLENLPAHADSVRLSAQQARTLAAELEKHAARVEDASE
- a CDS encoding nitrite/sulfite reductase, translating into MPTNVEEWKDEVYGTDIRAHMERFAEEGWDAIPEDEHDAWFERFKWYGLYHQRAGQESYFMMRIGPPNGVLEPGQLRAIGEVAKKYSTGPAENPEFGNGWADFTTRQAIQLHWINIEDVPAIWDELEEAGLSTLQACGDSWRNIVGCPVAGKDKHEHVDALDTIHELHDTFKGDDDHSNLPRKWKVSVTGCDEGCGQGDINDLGLEPAEKNGETGFNVRVGGGLARNEPRFARDIDVFVTPEQAADVAGGLSALFRDHGDRENRYNARIKFLVDEWGPEKVRDVLQEEYVDFELETAGEDLRENYSYNAGTADGHADHVGIHEQNDGNYYVGLNVLVGRMGADEVIELADIADEYGSGEARITQRQNLILTDVPEKNLDELRSEPLLSEYSPDPHPFQRGSIACTGTEFCSLSIVETKNRQVRFSRWLVENVELPDGIEDFHIHLSGCTASCAQPQIADVSLRGMKTRKDGEPVEALDIGLGGGLGENPNFADWVVQRVPADEVPGAIANLIEGFAAEREGDETFREFVVERDEEELADLCEPEETSYTDPYMHNTKQTWYPYADEDDMDASPAPTSADD
- a CDS encoding DUF7119 family protein, translated to MTTERPDGPPSDRESPVGQPVVRGDAAVTGEHAREAVQFDPDDPESLAAAAETVRRFSENTAGDEDNIYMLRGAAACAALVRGEGSYKAATERAGGDTSVAFIRKWARVHDLPQAVRRHVAMGHIAPTAAKHIARVAGDARFQLAWATVDNDLTVREVRAIASAINDGATPEAALGAHGVTAGELTVRLPIESYRELRREAAFEGVAPGEIVDRALSEYFE
- a CDS encoding ArgE/DapE family deacylase — encoded protein: MTDDVDRRAFVERLLAFDTTDGNEAPAQEWFGCRLDELGFETYHWKPDSERLVTHPSFPDDPAEIETTGRPNVAGVIELGSGKGPTLLLNGHADVVPAEADQWSSDPFEPTWTDETLTARGAADMKAGLVASVFAARQLAEADLDGRVVVESVVGEEAGGIGAAESAQDPPYPVPDAAIIAEPTDLTPVIATEGTLMKRLTLTGRSAHAATPWHGEDVLDHFERVRNALADLEAERARGITHPLYEPFPRPVPIVAGTVHAGSWASSVPAHLESEFRIGVAPGETVDEVEQEVDRRIAAVVADSEWLTEHPPRFERFSVQFEPAEISPEEPIVRAVCEALDAAGRDSTVRGATYGTDARHYIEAGIPTVVFGPGSIRQAHFPDESIDWSEVTTGIDLLESAGKRFFTRNTR